A window of the Hypnocyclicus thermotrophus genome harbors these coding sequences:
- a CDS encoding GGDEF domain-containing protein → MNKTKELEKEIEKKVILQNILEKETLYDSLTTAYNRKALFRIFDKLMLELDSDDYISFNFLDIDNLKKVNDLKGHNNGDKLIKEFVRIISSEIRNSDYIFRIGGDEFVLIITKCTINTHNLILERISNICKDNNIHFSIGSVIKQLKHIKNLNEILKESDNLMYQDKRNNRKKY, encoded by the coding sequence ATGAATAAAACTAAAGAACTTGAAAAAGAAATAGAAAAAAAAGTAATTCTACAAAATATTTTAGAGAAAGAAACTCTTTATGATTCACTTACAACTGCTTATAATAGAAAAGCTCTTTTCAGAATTTTTGATAAATTAATGCTAGAACTTGATTCAGATGACTATATCTCTTTTAATTTTTTGGATATTGATAATCTAAAAAAAGTAAATGATTTAAAAGGACATAATAATGGAGATAAATTAATTAAAGAATTTGTACGAATAATATCAAGTGAAATAAGAAATAGTGACTATATTTTTAGAATTGGTGGAGATGAATTTGTATTAATTATTACTAAGTGTACAATTAATACTCATAATTTAATTCTTGAACGTATTTCAAATATTTGTAAAGATAATAATATTCATTTTTCTATTGGAAGTGTAATAAAACAATTAAAGCATATTAAAAATTTAAATGAAATATTAAAAGAAAGTGATAATTTGATGTATCAAGATAAAAGAAATAACAGGAAGAAATATTAA
- a CDS encoding alpha/beta fold hydrolase, producing the protein MKKILKLLILFLSLFELSFASNISILEKNINENAKSFIEKTDLAIFYYTLSNVSNELSNEINANEKLNNIISNNLKSEKINNMEMFNKDFFYRQSILDNLYFGKRIGKKIPEKFKDLNWNITNVDDDKGNIILNYIFKRILNDLKYRKINIKNMEKNIEIELKNKPFYYGYFLTHIILYDSEFFSKNINISPYYKIIKELENLVDYVIKNKEYDLGYELYMCLSYFQLFENKEYKKLEKFLFKKNVFKDTILKGDTHLKVVYGISYAMKYEYTPKEKGFIESINGKIYYEVYGSKSKEEPLILISGGPGWSHEILYPLLNLSRKRQVILYDQIGTGKSNKVLTIENLSINDYIIDLSNIIQNLGLEKVSILGHSWGTMVAIDYTLKYPKKVSKLILASPVISASDWARDTKIKYNTLKSSDKDDEYTEKYLLKDLYKYMDYFIDFNENIYLKLWGESEYNINGWSKVYEKKEELNKIDKKVLITAGEFDEIYPETIKDWNNYLENSKYIIFKNTRHVHYIEDRVNFINEVNNFLKEEN; encoded by the coding sequence ATGAAAAAAATCTTAAAATTATTAATATTATTTTTATCATTATTTGAATTAAGCTTTGCAAGTAATATATCTATTTTAGAAAAAAATATAAATGAAAATGCAAAAAGTTTTATTGAAAAAACTGATTTAGCTATTTTTTATTATACTTTATCTAATGTATCAAATGAATTATCTAATGAAATAAATGCAAATGAAAAATTAAATAATATAATATCAAATAATTTGAAATCAGAAAAAATAAATAATATGGAGATGTTTAATAAAGATTTTTTTTATAGACAGTCTATATTAGATAATCTATATTTTGGAAAACGTATAGGGAAAAAAATTCCAGAAAAATTTAAAGATTTAAATTGGAATATAACAAATGTAGATGATGATAAAGGAAATATAATATTAAATTATATTTTTAAAAGAATTTTAAATGATTTAAAATATAGAAAAATAAATATAAAAAATATGGAAAAGAATATAGAAATAGAATTAAAAAACAAACCATTTTATTATGGATATTTTTTAACCCATATTATTTTATATGATTCAGAGTTTTTTTCTAAAAATATAAACATTTCTCCATATTATAAAATAATAAAAGAATTAGAAAATTTAGTAGATTATGTAATCAAAAATAAAGAGTATGATTTAGGTTATGAGTTGTATATGTGTCTTAGTTATTTTCAGTTATTTGAAAATAAAGAGTATAAAAAACTAGAAAAATTTTTATTCAAAAAAAATGTATTCAAAGATACTATATTAAAAGGTGATACACATTTAAAAGTAGTATATGGTATATCATATGCAATGAAATATGAGTATACTCCAAAAGAAAAAGGTTTTATTGAGTCAATTAATGGTAAAATTTACTATGAGGTATACGGAAGTAAAAGTAAAGAAGAACCGTTAATTCTTATATCAGGTGGTCCAGGTTGGTCACATGAAATATTATACCCATTATTAAATCTTTCTAGAAAAAGACAAGTAATATTGTATGATCAAATCGGAACAGGAAAATCAAATAAAGTTTTAACTATAGAAAATTTATCAATAAATGATTATATTATTGATTTAAGTAATATAATTCAAAATTTAGGGTTAGAAAAAGTAAGTATTTTAGGTCATTCATGGGGAACTATGGTAGCAATAGATTATACTTTAAAATATCCTAAAAAAGTATCAAAGTTAATTTTAGCTTCACCTGTTATAAGTGCAAGTGACTGGGCTAGAGATACAAAAATAAAATATAATACTCTCAAATCTAGTGATAAAGATGATGAATATACAGAAAAATACTTATTAAAAGATTTATATAAATATATGGATTATTTTATAGATTTTAATGAAAATATTTATTTAAAATTATGGGGTGAAAGCGAGTATAATATAAATGGATGGTCTAAAGTATATGAAAAAAAAGAAGAATTAAACAAAATAGATAAGAAAGTTCTTATAACAGCAGGAGAGTTTGATGAAATATATCCTGAAACTATAAAAGATTGGAATAATTATTTAGAAAATAGTAAATATATTATTTTTAAAAATACAAGGCATGTACATTATATAGAAGATAGAGTAAACTTTATAAATGAGGTAAATAACTTTTTAAAAGAAGAAAATTAA
- a CDS encoding DMT family transporter, with the protein MEKKKIWLGSIFVIIAAVLWGLDGVVLTPRLYNLPVPFVVFLLHAIPFALMNFIFYKEYKKLKEFKIHDLIFMGLIALFGGAIGTLSIVKALFLVNFHQLSVVVLLQKLQPIFAIILARLILKEKTGKDFIVWASIAIIAAYFLTFGLNAPHIDAGNKNTILAAMYSIIAAFSFGSATVFGKFIVTNFDFKTATFFRYGFTTVIMAGILLFTKGFIPLVNVTKANWIILLIITFTTGAGAIALYYYGLKFIDAHISTICELAFPLSAAFFDVIINKSILSPVQWIAAFVLMITIVKISLNQNEIIEYKKA; encoded by the coding sequence ATGGAAAAGAAAAAAATATGGTTAGGCTCAATATTTGTAATAATAGCAGCAGTTTTATGGGGGCTTGATGGAGTTGTTTTAACACCGAGACTTTATAATTTGCCAGTGCCATTTGTAGTATTTTTATTACATGCTATACCATTTGCACTAATGAATTTTATATTTTATAAAGAATATAAAAAATTAAAAGAATTTAAAATACATGATTTGATATTTATGGGGTTAATTGCTTTATTTGGAGGAGCAATAGGAACATTATCAATAGTGAAAGCACTATTTTTAGTTAATTTTCACCAATTATCTGTAGTTGTTCTTTTACAAAAATTACAACCAATATTTGCTATTATTTTAGCTAGATTAATATTAAAAGAAAAAACAGGTAAAGATTTTATAGTATGGGCTTCAATAGCAATAATAGCAGCATATTTTTTAACATTTGGATTAAATGCACCACATATAGATGCAGGAAATAAAAACACAATATTAGCGGCGATGTACTCTATAATAGCGGCATTTTCATTTGGTAGTGCAACGGTTTTTGGAAAGTTTATAGTTACTAATTTTGATTTTAAAACAGCAACATTTTTTAGATATGGATTTACTACTGTAATTATGGCAGGTATACTTTTATTTACAAAAGGATTTATTCCATTAGTAAATGTTACAAAAGCAAATTGGATAATATTATTAATAATTACATTTACAACAGGAGCAGGTGCAATAGCACTTTATTATTATGGTTTAAAATTCATAGATGCTCATATATCTACAATTTGTGAATTAGCATTTCCTCTTTCAGCAGCATTTTTTGATGTGATAATTAATAAAAGTATATTATCTCCTGTACAATGGATAGCGGCTTTTGTATTGATGATAACAATAGTTAAAATTAGTTTAAATCAAAATGAAATAATAGAATATAAAAAAGCATAA
- the rpe gene encoding ribulose-phosphate 3-epimerase, whose protein sequence is MIKIAPSILSADFSKLGEEIIAISNAGADYIHIDVMDGNYVPNISFGPLVIKSIRDKTDKIFDVHLMIDKPERYIKEFVDAGADIITIHAESTVHLHRTIQLIKNFDVKVGVSINPGTPVNNISQIINDIDMVLIMSVNPGFGGQNFIEFSIDKIKEVRALSKSIDIEVDGGINNETAKKCITAGANILVAGSYIFNGDYEERISSLKD, encoded by the coding sequence ATGATTAAAATAGCTCCTTCTATCTTATCAGCTGATTTTAGTAAATTAGGAGAAGAAATAATTGCCATATCAAATGCTGGGGCTGATTATATACATATAGATGTAATGGATGGTAACTATGTACCAAATATATCTTTTGGGCCATTAGTTATAAAAAGTATAAGAGATAAAACAGATAAAATATTTGACGTTCATTTAATGATCGATAAACCAGAAAGATATATAAAAGAATTTGTAGATGCTGGTGCCGATATTATTACAATACATGCAGAATCTACTGTTCATTTGCACAGGACTATTCAACTTATTAAAAATTTTGATGTGAAAGTTGGAGTATCTATAAATCCTGGTACCCCAGTAAATAATATATCACAAATTATAAATGATATTGATATGGTTCTTATTATGAGCGTTAATCCAGGATTTGGTGGCCAAAATTTTATTGAATTTTCTATTGATAAAATAAAAGAAGTTCGAGCTTTAAGTAAAAGTATTGACATTGAAGTAGATGGTGGTATAAATAATGAAACAGCAAAGAAGTGTATCACTGCTGGAGCAAATATATTGGTTGCTGGCTCATATATTTTTAATGGGGATTACGAAGAGAGAATCTCTTCTTTAAAAGATTAG
- a CDS encoding MarR family winged helix-turn-helix transcriptional regulator: protein MSFENVNVMIEKFYKLFYETEELILKQGIKCLTTTELHVVEAIGNDSLTMNELSDRLGITMGTATVAINKLNDKGFINRKRSDKDRRKVFVELSRKGLKALKYHETFHQDIISKITKNLSNAELESFTTVFGKILTNLENQIEFVKPDIINNFMKGCKIKITEIKGSTLIKKFFKENGIVENKEVKILDKNKYNITLLVDNNKVEIDTIDSKNIIGLLLKD from the coding sequence ATGTCTTTTGAAAACGTAAATGTAATGATCGAAAAATTTTATAAATTGTTTTATGAAACAGAAGAGCTTATATTAAAACAAGGAATAAAATGTCTTACTACTACAGAACTACATGTTGTAGAAGCTATAGGAAATGATTCTCTTACCATGAATGAACTCTCTGATAGACTTGGTATAACAATGGGAACAGCCACTGTTGCAATAAATAAACTTAATGATAAAGGATTTATAAATAGAAAACGTAGTGATAAAGATAGACGAAAAGTTTTTGTAGAATTATCAAGAAAAGGACTAAAAGCTTTAAAATATCATGAAACTTTTCATCAAGATATTATTTCTAAGATAACTAAAAATTTATCGAATGCTGAATTAGAATCCTTTACAACAGTTTTTGGTAAAATTCTTACTAATTTAGAAAATCAAATTGAATTTGTAAAACCTGATATTATTAATAATTTTATGAAAGGTTGTAAAATTAAAATTACTGAAATAAAAGGTAGTACTTTAATAAAAAAATTCTTTAAAGAAAATGGTATTGTAGAAAATAAAGAAGTTAAAATACTTGATAAAAACAAATATAATATTACTTTATTAGTTGATAATAATAAAGTAGAAATTGATACTATTGACAGTAAAAATATTATTGGATTACTATTAAAAGATTAA
- a CDS encoding Rqc2 family fibronectin-binding protein, producing MIYFEGIHLKLLIDELKSIILNKKITKIVQYDKLNISLFFNKNNLFFSALPNLSICYINANKDNAPKEQLNFALILKKNLLGATLIDILQYNFERIMIFKFEKIDELGKKNIYNLIFEMMGKHSNIFLCDNKLKIINSLKPLFLEENKRNLFNGSDFEFFTSNNKLSPFDISEEQYNKIKEQYNLHKYISGIGKLTSINSNSYNEFIKNLNKRKSPILYKENNEIKIASFVRYQSLESFEKQSFNSISDMLNNYISTTISSVKINKLKQNYLKVITNKIKKNNNIIKNIIKEKEKYSDYEKYKNIGDILAANLYSIKPYQKNIELFDFYNNQNITIHLDENLTPQENLNIYYKKYNKLKKKLEYNIIREEEIKKELEYLFTLKNFIVLADNLNTLISIEDELIEQNILKRKIKKNNRKKRKNTINIEYIIVDNFKIYFGKNNKENEYITFKLADKNDIWLHIKDIPGSHVIIKGENPSENIILEAAKIAAKYSKINSGNITIDYTQKKYVKKIPNSKPGFVTYSNFKSIFLKI from the coding sequence ATGATATACTTTGAAGGAATACATTTAAAATTACTTATTGATGAATTAAAATCAATTATTTTAAATAAAAAAATAACAAAAATTGTACAATATGATAAATTAAATATATCATTATTTTTTAATAAAAATAATTTGTTTTTTTCTGCTTTACCAAATTTATCGATTTGTTATATTAATGCAAATAAAGATAACGCCCCAAAAGAACAGTTAAATTTTGCGTTAATTTTAAAAAAAAATTTATTAGGAGCAACTCTTATTGACATTTTACAATATAATTTTGAAAGGATAATGATTTTCAAATTTGAAAAAATAGATGAGTTGGGTAAAAAAAATATTTATAATCTTATATTTGAAATGATGGGGAAACATAGTAATATTTTTTTATGTGATAACAAGCTAAAAATAATCAATTCTTTAAAACCTTTATTTCTAGAAGAAAATAAAAGAAATTTATTTAATGGAAGTGATTTTGAATTTTTTACATCAAACAATAAACTTTCTCCTTTTGATATTTCTGAAGAACAATATAATAAAATAAAAGAACAATATAATTTACATAAATATATATCTGGTATAGGTAAATTAACATCTATTAATAGTAATTCTTATAATGAATTTATTAAAAATCTAAATAAAAGAAAATCACCAATTCTTTATAAAGAAAATAATGAAATAAAAATAGCTTCTTTTGTTAGATATCAGTCATTAGAAAGTTTTGAAAAACAATCTTTTAATTCTATTTCTGATATGTTAAATAATTATATTTCAACTACTATTTCATCAGTAAAAATAAATAAATTAAAACAAAATTATTTAAAGGTCATTACTAATAAAATCAAAAAAAACAATAATATTATCAAAAATATAATAAAAGAAAAAGAAAAATACTCTGATTATGAAAAATATAAAAATATCGGCGATATTTTAGCTGCAAATTTATATTCTATAAAACCTTATCAAAAAAACATTGAACTATTTGATTTTTATAATAATCAAAATATTACTATACATTTAGATGAAAATTTAACTCCTCAAGAAAATCTAAATATTTATTATAAAAAATACAATAAATTAAAGAAAAAATTAGAGTATAATATAATTAGAGAAGAAGAAATAAAAAAAGAATTAGAATATCTATTTACTTTAAAGAATTTTATTGTTTTAGCTGATAATCTAAACACTTTAATCTCTATAGAAGATGAATTAATTGAACAAAATATTTTAAAAAGAAAAATAAAAAAGAATAACAGAAAAAAAAGGAAAAATACTATTAATATAGAATATATTATAGTAGATAATTTTAAAATTTATTTTGGAAAAAATAACAAAGAAAATGAATATATAACTTTTAAATTAGCCGATAAAAATGATATTTGGCTTCATATAAAAGATATCCCAGGAAGTCATGTAATTATAAAAGGAGAAAATCCTTCGGAAAATATTATTTTAGAAGCTGCAAAAATTGCAGCAAAATATTCTAAAATAAATTCTGGTAATATTACCATTGATTATACTCAAAAAAAATATGTAAAAAAAATCCCTAATTCAAAACCAGGATTTGTTACTTATTCTAATTTCAAGAGTATTTTTTTAAAAATTTAA